The nucleotide window GATATAAGAATTATGGATTATATATATAATTTTAAATTTTTTATATTTTTAATTTTCTATATTATATTTATATTTAGGATAATTAATTTTTACAAATTGAATAGATTAAAAAATAAAAGTAAATCTAATAATAATGAAAAAGATAATAATATTAAAATTTCTATTATAATACCTATAAGAAATGAAGAAAAAAATATTTTATATATATTAAATGACTTAACAAACCAAACTTATAATAATTTTGAGATCATTATAATAGATGACAATTCAGAAGATAGATCAGAGGTAGTAATAAAAGATTACATAATCAATTATAATATTAACTTTTCAAATTATTATTTAAATAATAATATAAAAATAAGCTACTATAAGCTTAACTATAATTTAGAAGTTTTTAAAAATTGGCAAGGTAAAAGTGCTGCTTGTTATTATGGAACCCTTTTTGCTTTGAATGATTTTCTACTTTTTATAGATGCTGATGTAAGATTGGAAAAAGATGCATTAGAGTATATTATTAAAAATTACAAAAAAGATTCAATTTTAACTATCCAACCATACCATTATACAAAAAAATTTTATGAACAATTTTCTATGTATTTCAATATAATTGCTTTTATAGGAATGGATCTTGGAAAAATAATAAATACTAATAAGACAAAAAATGGTTTATTTGGACCTTTTATATTTTTACCTAAAGAAATTTATTATAAAACTAATGGACATTTAAATGTTAAAGAATACATTATAGAAGATATTATGCTCGGTAAATTTTTTGTAAATTTAGGTTACGAAATAATTTCAATACCTCATTTAAAAAAAATTAAATACAGAATGTATCCAAATGGTTTTAAAGATCTAATTAATGGTTGGATAAAGAATATTTCTTTAGGAGCTTTAAAAACTTCAGTGTGGGTATTTTTAATAATAACATCCTTTATAGCTTTTTCAACTTCTATAACATTAAATTTATTAAGTTCAATATTTAGTTTAAACCTAAAAAATATACTAGTAAGTATTTTATTTTATTCTATATTTTCCTTTATTAATTTTTATTCTTTTAATTTTATTGGTAGCTTTAAATTTATAAGTTTAATTATTTTTCCAATACATTTATTTCTTTTTTTATTGATTTTTATTATTTCGTTTATAATGAAAATATTTAGGATACCTGTAAATTGGAAAAATAGAAAAATTCTTATAAAATAAATTTTATATATAAATTAAAAATATCTATCATGTTAAATTTTATTTTTATTTTTTTATTAAATTCATTATTTTGGATTTTTGCCCACTTAATTTCTGGTTATATTGTTCTTTTAATACCTGATAATTTTTACAATATAAATAATTTTTTATTTAAAATTAAAATTTGGGGCAAAGAGTATTTTTTCTACAAAAATATATTAAAAATTAATAATTGGAAAAACAAATTACCAGAAGGAGGAGAATTTTACAAAATAAAACCATTTAATAAAAAAAAATTAGAGGGTAAAAATATTAATTATTTATATAGATATTTATTAGAAACTTGTAGAGGTGAACTTGCTCATTTATTACCTTTTCTATTTTATCCTATTTCAATTATCTGGAATTCATTTCTTGGAGCTATAATAATGTTTTTATTTTGCTTATTTTTTAACTTACCATTTATTTTTATTTTAAGATACAATAGAATAAGAATTTATAAACTAATAAAAAAAATTAAAACATATAATATAAACTCATAGATATAAGTTTTTTTCTTCTATATATTTATATACTTCTTCTACCAAAAATTGTTTATATACTTTCCCTTCTTTAATATTATTTCTTATTTCTGATGAACTAATAGTTATTGGTCTACCAATTACTATATAATCATCTTCAACTAATATATTTTCAATACATAATTTAGAATTATTATTTATACTATTATCAAAATTTTTTGTTAATAAAAACAAATCTTTATTGTATCTATAATAAAGCACTATTTTGGAATTTTTTTTTATAAATTCAATATTCTTCCAATTCTTCAAATCGTCTTTCCAATCGTACCCAACTAAAATAAAAAAACTACTACAATCATTAATTTCTATATTTTTATAATTTTTTTGATCTTTTTTAAACTTAGTAAACTTTTCCATAAAATATTCTAAAGTCTTATATGTATAGTTAATTTCTCCTGAATTTATTTCAAAATCTGACACTTCAAAAAATGGAAAATCTTTAATCATTAAACTAACCATCTTTAACCTTTCTTCAGGTTTAGCATAGACCTGTTTATCTGTTTTATACTTTTTAGTTGGAATAAAATAAACAATATCTAAACTCAACAAATAATAAAAATCACATGCCATTATTAGATGCCCAATATGAGGAGGGTCAAATGATCCTGGAAATAAACCTATTCTCATATAAAATATATTTTATAAAAAATTAAATAATTTCCTAAGGGATTTAAATATTTGAATCCATGCACTTATCATATATTGCTTTTTTTAAATTTTCAAGATTTTCTTTTGTAAAAGAAGAAAAAGGATAAATTTCATAACCTAATTTTTTCATATATTCTTCAAATTTTAAAACATTTTCAAGATTGATATTTAAATCTATTTTTGAAACAGAAATAATCCTTTCTTTCTTAAGTAAATATTTATCAAAATTCTCTAATTCCTGTAAAAGAATTTTGTATTGCATTATTAAATCGTCTTTTTCACTATCTATTAAAAAAAGTAATACCTTTGTTCTTTCAATGTGTTTTAAAAATCTAATACCAAGTCCTTTCCCCAAAGAAGCCCCTTCTATTAAGCCAGGAATATCAGCTATAATAAAATATTTCTTGCCATCATATGAAAAAGTTCCTAGATTTGGATAAAGTGTGGTAAATGGATATGGAGCTATTTTAGGATTACTATTTGTAATAGTTTTTAATAGTGTAGATTTACCTGAATTTGGAAAACCAACTAAAGCGACATCAGCGATAAATTTTAACTCTATTTTAATTTTTTTACTCTTTCCTTCTAAACCCCTTGTGCATATTCTAGGAGATTGATTAACAGGAGTAGCAAAATGTTGATTCCCTTTTCCACCTTTTCCACCTTTTAATATAAGAATTTTTTCTTCTTTAACAAAGTCATAAATTATATTCCCGTTTTCATCTATTAACTGACTACCTATTGGAACTTTAATAATTAAATCTTTTCCTTTTTTACCAGAACAATTTTTAGGTTTCCCTTTTTCTCCATTACCTGCTTTATATATGTGAGAGGTAGTAAGATGGCTTAATGTATTAATTTCATTAGTAGCTTCAAAATATATATCTCCTCCATCCCCACCATCTCCACCATCTGGACCACCTTTAGGCACAAATTTTTCTCTTCTAAAAGAAACTATACCATCACCACCATTACCAGACTTTATATTAATTATTATTTCATCTTTAAAATAACTCATAAATTACCAACAATTATTTTTAAATTAAAAAAGCCACCTAACTGGCAAGTTAGATGGACTTTAATTAATTTTTATTTTGTTATTATTAATAATTTAATATTAAATAAAATATTTTATAAATTATTTTTATGTAATAGCTATATATTTAATTAAATTATTTGCTATCAGGATAAACTGAAACAATTTTTCTGCCTTTTTTCCACTTATGATTTTCAAATTTAATAATCCCATCTATTAAAGCAAATAAAGTATCATCTCTTCCTCTTCCAACATTTTCTCCTGGAAATAATTTAGTTCCTCTTTGTCTAACCAAAATAGAACCCGCTGTTACAAATTGCCCTCCAAATCTTTTTATACCTAATCTTTTGGCTTTAGAATCTCTACCATTCTTACTACTTCCCCCACCTTTTTTATGTGCCATATTATTCTCCTTTATTGTTTTTATGATTTACAAATTTTTGTAAAAATTAAAGTAAATTATTATTTTTTTATTCTATGAAATTATCCTTATAAATTTCTAACTTTATATAATCTTTAAAATTATTTTCAATTAGAATTAAAGAATTAATTAAAAAATCATTTAAATATTTTAGTTTCTCATCCTTATATAACAAATTATTATAATTTAATTTATTCAAATCTAATTCAATTAATGCTTCTTTAGGATTTCTTAATTCAATATTTGTACCATATGTTTTATATATAAAAAAGGAATAACTCTGCACTAAAAATGATATAGATGAGCAAATTATATCATTCCCCTTAGTACCAAAACCACTATGGCCTTTTACTATAATTTTGCTCAAATATTCTATATTATCAATAATTTTTTTATATATCTTAATATCTATCAATTTTTAATCTAAAAGATTTAATATTATTCTATTTTCTCTATTCTAATAACAGAATATTGTTGCCTATGTCCTTTTTTATTTCTATAACCTTTTCTTCTTTTATATTTAAAAGCAATTACTTTATCACCTTTAATCATAGGTACAACAATTTTTGCTTTAACATTAACACCATCTAAATAAGGATTGCCTACTTTTATATTACCGTTATCATCCCTAATCAACAATACTGTATTAAAATTTATTTCATTATCCTTATCCATATTCAAATAATCAACCCTATATTCTTTACCAGTTTCAATCTTATACTGTTTTCCTTTTATTTCACATATTGCATACATATCTATCTACTCCTTAATCAAATGTAATAAATATTAAATATTAATCTAAAATAAAATATCAAAAATAATTATTTTGTCAATAAAAAACCTCCTCTAAATGAGGAGGTAATTTGCGAGGGTAGGATTTGAACCTACGACCTTCGGGTTATGAGCCCGACAAGCTACCAGACTGCTCTACCTCGCGTCGTTGAATTAAATTTATATAGTTAATTTAATTTGTCAAGAAAAATTTACTTTTGTTTTAATTTAATCAAAAAAAGATATAAAGAAAACCACATTTTATATATTTTAAAGACA belongs to Spirochaetota bacterium and includes:
- the rplU gene encoding 50S ribosomal protein L21, coding for MYAICEIKGKQYKIETGKEYRVDYLNMDKDNEINFNTVLLIRDDNGNIKVGNPYLDGVNVKAKIVVPMIKGDKVIAFKYKRRKGYRNKKGHRQQYSVIRIEKIE
- the rpmA gene encoding 50S ribosomal protein L27 produces the protein MAHKKGGGSSKNGRDSKAKRLGIKRFGGQFVTAGSILVRQRGTKLFPGENVGRGRDDTLFALIDGIIKFENHKWKKGRKIVSVYPDSK
- the obgE gene encoding GTPase ObgE, which produces MSYFKDEIIINIKSGNGGDGIVSFRREKFVPKGGPDGGDGGDGGDIYFEATNEINTLSHLTTSHIYKAGNGEKGKPKNCSGKKGKDLIIKVPIGSQLIDENGNIIYDFVKEEKILILKGGKGGKGNQHFATPVNQSPRICTRGLEGKSKKIKIELKFIADVALVGFPNSGKSTLLKTITNSNPKIAPYPFTTLYPNLGTFSYDGKKYFIIADIPGLIEGASLGKGLGIRFLKHIERTKVLLFLIDSEKDDLIMQYKILLQELENFDKYLLKKERIISVSKIDLNINLENVLKFEEYMKKLGYEIYPFSSFTKENLENLKKAIYDKCMDSNI
- a CDS encoding ribosomal-processing cysteine protease Prp codes for the protein MIDIKIYKKIIDNIEYLSKIIVKGHSGFGTKGNDIICSSISFLVQSYSFFIYKTYGTNIELRNPKEALIELDLNKLNYNNLLYKDEKLKYLNDFLINSLILIENNFKDYIKLEIYKDNFIE
- the nadD gene encoding nicotinate (nicotinamide) nucleotide adenylyltransferase, which gives rise to MRIGLFPGSFDPPHIGHLIMACDFYYLLSLDIVYFIPTKKYKTDKQVYAKPEERLKMVSLMIKDFPFFEVSDFEINSGEINYTYKTLEYFMEKFTKFKKDQKNYKNIEINDCSSFFILVGYDWKDDLKNWKNIEFIKKNSKIVLYYRYNKDLFLLTKNFDNSINNNSKLCIENILVEDDYIVIGRPITISSSEIRNNIKEGKVYKQFLVEEVYKYIEEKNLYL
- a CDS encoding glycosyltransferase; amino-acid sequence: DIRIMDYIYNFKFFIFLIFYIIFIFRIINFYKLNRLKNKSKSNNNEKDNNIKISIIIPIRNEEKNILYILNDLTNQTYNNFEIIIIDDNSEDRSEVVIKDYIINYNINFSNYYLNNNIKISYYKLNYNLEVFKNWQGKSAACYYGTLFALNDFLLFIDADVRLEKDALEYIIKNYKKDSILTIQPYHYTKKFYEQFSMYFNIIAFIGMDLGKIINTNKTKNGLFGPFIFLPKEIYYKTNGHLNVKEYIIEDIMLGKFFVNLGYEIISIPHLKKIKYRMYPNGFKDLINGWIKNISLGALKTSVWVFLIITSFIAFSTSITLNLLSSIFSLNLKNILVSILFYSIFSFINFYSFNFIGSFKFISLIIFPIHLFLFLLIFIISFIMKIFRIPVNWKNRKILIK